A section of the Agrobacterium tumefaciens genome encodes:
- a CDS encoding pyridoxal phosphate-dependent aminotransferase, producing the protein MSVLNSLSARSLAAPESGIVEVVNYARGRDNLLPLWVGEGDLPSPDFINQAAIDGLNNGETFYTWQRGIPELRQALSRYYERHFAASLPPEHFYATGSGMQAIVLAVQALTSPGDEMVYLSPTWPNIVAAIGVAGAKAVPVGIDFRDGRWDLDIDRLENAITSKTKALFINTPSNPTGWTATLDNLRDVLALARKHDLWIVADEIYALYHYAGTRAPSFLDVMEPDDKVVFANSFSKNWSMTGWRVGWLVAPPAIGQVIENLIQYSTSGVAQFMQRGAVAALDHGDGFIRENYQRALASRDILCDALIATNRVETLKPDGALYAFLKIDGVKDSRATAIDIVDKTGVGLAPGTAFGPGGELFLRACFLRDPMQIEDAADRLASYILGR; encoded by the coding sequence ATGTCGGTTTTGAACAGTCTGAGCGCGCGCTCTCTGGCGGCTCCCGAAAGCGGTATCGTCGAAGTCGTGAACTATGCCCGCGGCCGGGACAACCTGCTGCCGCTCTGGGTTGGCGAAGGCGATCTGCCAAGCCCCGATTTCATCAATCAGGCGGCCATCGACGGGCTGAACAACGGCGAAACCTTCTATACCTGGCAGCGTGGCATTCCCGAACTGCGTCAAGCGCTGAGCCGATATTATGAGCGCCATTTCGCGGCATCGCTGCCGCCGGAGCATTTTTACGCGACCGGTTCCGGCATGCAGGCAATCGTGCTAGCCGTGCAGGCGCTGACATCGCCCGGCGACGAAATGGTCTATCTGTCGCCGACATGGCCGAATATCGTTGCCGCCATCGGTGTGGCCGGCGCAAAGGCGGTTCCGGTTGGTATCGATTTCAGGGATGGTCGCTGGGATCTCGATATCGACAGGCTGGAAAACGCCATCACCAGCAAGACGAAAGCGCTTTTCATCAATACGCCCTCCAATCCAACCGGCTGGACGGCGACGCTCGACAACCTCCGTGACGTTCTGGCCCTTGCCCGCAAACACGATCTGTGGATCGTCGCGGATGAGATTTACGCGCTCTATCATTACGCGGGCACGCGCGCGCCCTCCTTCCTCGATGTGATGGAGCCGGATGACAAGGTTGTTTTCGCCAACTCCTTTTCCAAAAATTGGTCCATGACGGGCTGGCGCGTCGGCTGGCTCGTTGCGCCGCCAGCCATTGGTCAGGTCATCGAAAACCTCATCCAGTACTCGACATCGGGCGTGGCGCAGTTCATGCAACGCGGAGCAGTTGCCGCGCTCGATCACGGTGACGGTTTCATCCGTGAGAATTACCAACGGGCTCTGGCGTCCCGCGATATTCTCTGCGACGCGCTGATTGCCACCAACCGCGTGGAAACCCTGAAGCCGGATGGCGCTCTCTATGCCTTCCTCAAGATCGACGGTGTCAAGGACAGCCGCGCCACGGCGATTGATATCGTGGACAAAACCGGCGTCGGCCTCGCTCCTGGTACGGCTTTCGGCCCCGGCGGGGAGCTGTTCCTGCGTGCCTGCTTCCTGCGGGACCCCATGCAGATTGAAGACGCTGCGGACAGGCTGGCCTCATACATTCTCGGCAGATGA
- the mscL gene encoding large conductance mechanosensitive channel protein MscL: protein MLNEFKTFIARGNVMDLAVAVIIGAAFNKIVESVVNDLIMPIVGAIFGGFDFSNYFLPLSSNVNATSLAAAREQGAVFAYGSFVTAVINFLILAWIIFLMVKGINALRTSVERKKVEEKSEPAPPPEDIKLLTEIRDLLKTR from the coding sequence ATGCTTAACGAATTTAAAACCTTCATTGCCCGCGGCAATGTCATGGACCTTGCCGTGGCGGTGATTATCGGCGCAGCGTTCAACAAGATCGTGGAATCGGTTGTCAATGATCTCATCATGCCGATTGTTGGCGCAATTTTCGGCGGGTTCGACTTCTCGAATTACTTCCTGCCATTGAGCTCCAACGTCAATGCCACCTCGCTTGCCGCAGCCCGAGAACAGGGTGCCGTCTTCGCTTACGGCAGCTTCGTTACCGCCGTCATCAACTTTCTTATTCTGGCCTGGATCATTTTTCTCATGGTCAAAGGCATCAATGCGTTGCGCACCTCCGTCGAACGCAAGAAGGTTGAGGAAAAGTCCGAACCTGCACCACCGCCGGAAGATATCAAGCTGCTCACAGAGATCCGCGATCTGCTGAAGACGCGCTGA